One genomic segment of Amycolatopsis sp. Hca4 includes these proteins:
- a CDS encoding DNA cytosine methyltransferase: MNDGIQADGDPSPRPWVSMAEALGWPAGLVGFPRLVDPGGRAITINGTEYCARDLRGTDRPSFTVTEKARSWLRWPQDGGVDSEPVRVTVEEAAALQTFLADHPWQGVRTKAFQQIGSAIPPVLARVILADVTA, translated from the coding sequence GTGAATGACGGTATACAGGCCGACGGCGACCCGAGCCCCCGGCCCTGGGTCTCGATGGCCGAGGCGCTCGGCTGGCCGGCTGGGCTCGTCGGCTTCCCGCGGCTCGTCGACCCGGGCGGCCGGGCCATCACGATCAACGGCACCGAGTACTGTGCCCGCGACCTCCGCGGCACCGACCGGCCGAGCTTCACCGTCACCGAGAAGGCCCGGAGCTGGCTCCGCTGGCCCCAGGACGGCGGGGTCGACTCGGAGCCGGTCCGCGTCACCGTCGAGGAGGCCGCCGCCCTCCAGACCTTCCTCGCGGACCACCCGTGGCAGGGCGTCCGGACCAAGGCGTTCCAGCAGATCGGCAGCGCGATCCCGCCGGTCCTGGCCCGTGTCATCCTCGCCGACGTAACCGCTTGA